Genomic segment of Tomitella fengzijianii:
CCCGCCGGAGCTGCGTCCGATGGTGCAGCTGGACGGCGGCCGGTTCGCCACCAGCGACCTCAACGACCTGTACCGGCGCGTGATCAACCGGAACAACCGCCTCAAGAGGCTGATCGACCTCGGTGCGCCCGAGATCATCGTCAACAACGAGAAGCGGATGCTCCAGGAGTCGGTGGACGCGCTGTTCGACAACGGCCGCCGCGGTCGCCCGGTCACGGGACCGGGCAACCGGCCGCTCAAGTCGCTGTCCGATCTGCTCAAGGGCAAGCAGGGCCGCTTCCGCCAGAACCTGCTGGGCAAGCGCGTCGACTACTCGGGCCGCTCCGTGATCGTCGTCGGCCCCCAGCTCAAGCTGCACCAGTGCGGCCTGCCGAAGCTGATGGCCCTCGAGCTGTTCAAGCCGTTCGTGATGAAGCGGCTCGTGGACCTCAACCACGCGCAGAACATCAAGTCGGCCAAGCGGATGGTGGAGCGTCAGCGCCCGCAGGTGTGGGACGTGCTCGAAGAGGTCATCAACGAGCACCCGGTGATGCTCAACCGTGCGCCCACGCTGCACCGCCTGGGCATTCAGGCGTTCGAGCCGCAGCTGGTCGAGGGCAAGGCCATCCAGCTGCACCCGCTGGTGTGCGAGGCGTTCAACGCCGACTTCGACGGTGACCAGATGGCCGTGCACGTGCCGCTGTCGTCGGAGGCGCAGGCCGAGGCCCGCATCCTGATGCTGTCGAGCAACAACATCCTGTCGCCGGCGTCCGGCCGCCCCCTTGCGATGCCGCGTCTGGACATGGTGACCGGCCTGTACCACCTGACCCGCGAGGTCGAGGACGCCGACGGCTCGTACACGCCGTCGGCGACGGACCAGGCGGCGACGGGCGTCTACTCGACGCCCGCCGAGGCGATCATGGCCGTCGACCTGGGCGAGCTGACGATGCAGGCGCGCATCCGCGTGCGCCTGGACCGGCAGCGTCCCCCGGCCGAGATCGAGGCCGAGCGATTCCCGGACGGCTGGAAGCCGGGTGACTCGTGGCTGGCCGAGACCACGCTGGGCCGCATCCTGTTCAACGAGCTGCTCCCGGTGGACTACCCGTTCATCGACGAAGTGATGCCGAAGAAGCGGCAGGCCGCGATCATCAACGATCTGGCCGAGCGCTACCCGATGATCACCGTCGCCCAGACGGTGGACAAGCTCAAGGACACCGGCTTCTACTGGGCGACCCGTTCGGGCGTCACCGTGGCCATGTCCGACGTGCTGGTGCCGCCGCAGAAGACCGAGATCCTGGAAGCGTACGAGAAGCGCGCCGATCAGACCGAGAAGCTGTACCAGCGCGGCGCGGTCGGCGAGTCGGAGCGCAACAGCGAGCTGGTCAAGATCTGGTCCGAGGCCACCGAAGAGGTCGCCAAGGCCATGGAGGCCAACTACCCGGACGACAACCCGATCCCGATGATCGTGAAGTCCGGCGCAGCGGGCAACATGACCCAGGTCCGTTCGCTGTCCGGCATGAAGGGCCTGGTGACCAACCCGAAGGGCGAGTTCATCCCGCGGCCCATCAAGTCCTCGTTCCGCGAGGGCCTGACCGTGCTCGAGTACTTCATCAACACGCACGGCGCCCGCAAGGGCCTGGCGGACACGGCGCTGCGCACGGCCGACTCGGGCTACCTGACCCGCCGCCTGGTCGACGTCTCGCAGGACGTCATCGTGCGTGAGGTCGACTGCGCGACGCCGCGCGGCATCACGATCGCCATCGCGGAGACCGAGCTCGACGCGGCGGGGGAGCCCACGGGCAACCTGGTCCGCGACGCGCACGTGGAGACCGCCGCGTTCGCCCGCACCCTCGCATCCGATGCGCTGGACGCGGACGGCAACGTGGTCGTGGCGAAGGACAGCGACCTGGGCGATCCGGCGATCGAGAAGCTGCTCGCCGCCGGCGTCACAAAGGTGAAGGTCCGCTCGGTCCTGACCTGTGCCACCGGCACGGGCGTGTGCGCCAAGTGCTACGGGCGTTCGATGGCCACCGGCCAGCTGGTGGACATCGGCGAGGCCGTGGGCATCGTCGCGGCGCAGTCGATCGGCGAGCCGGGCACGCAGCTCACCATGCGCACCTTCCACCAGGGTGGTGCGGGCGGTGACGACATCACCGGCGGCCTGCCGCGTGTGCAGGAACTGTTCGAGGCGCGCGTGCCCAAGGGCAAGGCGCCCATCTCCGAGCAGTCGGGCCGGGTGCGCATCGAGGACGACGACCGCTTCTACACCATCACCGTCACGCCCGACGACGGCGGCGAAGAGGTCGTCTACGACAAGCTGTCCAAGCGGCAGCGCCTCGCCAAGCACCGTCCCGAGGGCGAGCAGTACGAGCGCGTCCTGCAGGACGGCGACCACGTGGAGGTGGGCCAGCAGCTTCTCGAAGGTGCTGCGGACCCGCACGAGGTCCTGCGCATCATGGGCCCCCGCGACGTCCAGGTGCACCTGGTCAACGAGGTGCAGGAGGTCTACCGGGCCCAGGGCGTGTCGATCCACGACAAGCACATCGAGGTCATCGTGCGGCAGATGCTCCGCCGCGTGACGATCATCGATTCCGGTGCCACGGAGTTCCTGCCCGGATCGCTGGTCGAGCGCGCCGACTTCGACGCGACCAACAAGCGGGCCGTCCAGGAGGGTCAGGAGCCGTCCGCCGGCCGTCCGGTGCTCATGGGCATCACGAAGGCGTCGCTGGCCACCGACTCGTGGTTGTCGGCGGCGTCCTTCCAGGAGACCACGCGCGTGCTGACCGACGCGGCGATCAACCGTCGCAGCGACAGCCTGGTGGGCCTGAAGGAGAACGTGATCATCGGCAAGCTGATCCCGGCCGGAACCGGCATCAACCGGTACCGGAACATCCAGGTGCAGCCGACGGAGGAGGCGCGCGCCGCCGCTTACGCGGTGCCCGCCTACGACGACGCGTTCTACGGACCCGACGGCGGCTTCGGCAGCGCCACCGGTGCCGCGGTGCCGCTGGACGACTTCCCGTTCTCCGGCGACTACCGCTAGCAGGCCCCGCCTCCGGCAGAACCGCAGACACGGCCCCCGGCCTCCCCACGTGGGAGGACCGGGGGCCGCGGCGTCTGTCCGGCGGGCGGCCCGGTCACGGCATGTGGATTCCCGTGATGGTGGCGAACGGGTCCGCGGCCGGCCCCCACAGCGCGTCGGGGAGCGCCGCCCACGGCGAGTCCGTCGACATGGTCACGTAGGCGCCGACGGGCATTCCCCGGCGGACCCGGCCGGAATGTGCTCCCGCGGGGTCGAGCACGAGGGCGGCTTCCGGTAGCCCGGGGAAGTGCCCGATAACCAGCAGCGTGGTCGTCGACGCGGAGGCCAGCGCGATCTCGCCGAGAACCGCGGTCGCGTCGGCGTTGTACAGGGCAGGGGAGGACGTACAGGCGGAGTCCGCGTCGCGCCACCGTGCTCCGCGGGAGACCCCGCGGAACGTTTCGCGGGTGCGCAGCGCACTGGAGCACAGGACTGTGTCGATGCGCCGGCCATCGGCCGCGAACCACCGGCCCGCCGCTTCGGCCTGCGCCGCGCCGGTGGGCGTCAAGGGCCGTTCGTGGTCTGCCGTGCCGGCGGGGGAGGTGGCCTGGCCGTGCCGCATGAGGATCAGCGTCCGGGGCATGCCCGCGACGATAGACGGCATTGCGGTGCGGTGCGCACAGCCGTGGTGTGGTCTAGATCACCAATAGTCGCCGACGTGACGAGCCGCCTAATGATTGCAATGGTGAAACAATCGCACGGACGGTAGTATTTTCCCGTGACTGCAACATCGGAAGACGGCCTCGCCGAGGTGTTCGACCAGTTGATCGGTGCGATCCACAAAGGCTCCGATTCGGACGTGCTCGACGAGTTCGTGCGCATGGACCTCACTCTGACGCAGGTCCGCGTCGTGATCATGCTCGCGGTGCACGGCAACGAACTGCCGATCAACGAGGTGGCCGACTGCCTCAAGGTTTCGGTGGCGACGGCCGGCCGCACCGTCGACCGTTTGGTGACGCTCGGACTGGCCGAGCGTCGCGAAGACCCGGACGATCGCCGGAGCAAGCTCGTCTCGCTCACATCGGAGGGACAGAGGCTGGCCGACTTGCAGCGCGAGGGAATGCGGGACCACATCCGTGCGTTCTCCCGTGAGCTGCCCGACGAAGTCGCGGTGCACCTGCGGGATGCCATCGCTGCCGCGCTCGACGCCATCCCCGAACATCTCCGTGCAGGCGCGACCTGCTCGCTCAACAACGTCAGGACCTCCTCATGACATCTTCGAACTCCCCGGGCGCGGCAGCGCCGCCCGGTGGCGTCGAGCAGCCGGCCAAGGATCCGACCGCGCTCGATGCCAAGCTCCTCAAGGTCGCCGGCGTGGTCGTGCTGGGCGCGATCATGGCGGCGCTCGACATGACCGTCGTCAACGTCGCCATCCCGACGTTCCAGGAGGCGTTCGACGCCTCCTACGCGGACGTCGCCTGGTCGGTCACCGCGTACACGCTGGCCCTCGCCACCGTCATCCCGCTCACGGGCTGGGCGGCCGACCGCTTCGGCACCAAGCGCCTGTACATGACGGCGCTGGTGCTGTTCGTCATCGGCTCGGTGGCCTGCAGCCTCGCGTGGTCGCTCGAGGCGCTGATCGGCTTCCGCGTCCTGCAGGGACTCGGCGGCGGCATGCTGATGCCGCTGAGTATGACGATCCTGACCCGTGCGGCCGGGCCGCAGCGCATCGGCCGGGTCATGGCGCTGCTGGGCGTGCCGATGCTGCTGGGCCCGATTGGCGGCCCCATCCTCGGCGGCTGGCTGATCGACGCCGTCTCCTGGCACTGGATCTTCCTGATCAACGTGCCCGTGGGTGCGCTGGCGATCCTCGCCGCGGTGATGGTGCTGCCCAAGGACGAGACGCATCCCGGCGAGAAGTTCGACTTCCTCGGCATGCTGCTGCTCTCGCCAGGGCTGGCGCTGTTCCTGTTCGGCGTCTCGTCGATTCCTGAGGAAGGCACGATCGCGGCGACCCGTGTGCTGGGCCCCGGCATCGCCGGCCTGGTGCTGATGGTGGTCTTCGTGCTGTACGCGCTGCGCAAGAAGAACGCCCTGATCGACCTGTCGCTGTTCAAAGACCGCAATCTGACGATCTCCGTGGTCACGCTGATCCTGTTCGTGGTCGCGTTCATGGGCACGATGATGCTGCTGCCCAGCTACTTCATGCAGATCCGCGGGGAGTCGACGCTCATGGCGGGGCTGCTGGTGGCGCCGCAGGGCATCGGGGCGATGATCTCGATGCCGATCGGCGGCAAGCTGGTGGACAAGTTCGGGCCCAAGTTCGTGGTGCTCCCGGGCATCGCCCTGATCGTCCTGGGCCTGGGCGGATTCACGCAGGCCGGCGTCGACACCTCGTTCTGGTACACGGGCGGTTCGCTGTTCGTCATGGGTCTCGGCATGGGCTGGACAATGATGCCGCTGATGACCTCGGCGCTCGCGACGTTGACGGACCACCGCATCGCGCGCGGCTCGACGCTGATGAACATCGTCCAGCAGACGGGTGCGTCGATCGGTGCCGCGGTCATGTCCGTGGTGCTCACCAACCAGATGATCGACCACGGCGTCGACTCCGCGAAGATGCAGAGCCAGCAGGCCGCGGGCGGCCCGGTGCCGCCGGGCGCCGCCGAGCAGATGCAGCAGCTGCTCAACGGTGCTGCCGACGCCTTCAGCAACACGTTCGTCGTCAGCGTCGTCATCGTCGCACTGACGCTGATCCCGGCGGCGTTCCTGCCGCGGAAGAAGATCGCGCCGACGGACGTCTCCGGTGAGGAGATCCCGGAGACGCCCGATGAGAACGATCGCGAGCTGGTGACGAAGTAGAGCAGTGGTGCAGTGACGCCGTGGGCGTCGCGGCGCGGTGAGAAGCACCGTCGATGCCGGAGGCGGGCCTGTCCGATACGGACGGCCCGCCTCCGGCTCGTTCCGCGCCGCGGCGGGAGGGCACTGATAGCCTCGCCGGGTGAGGCGACAGCTCTGGTTCGGTGCGCTTGCGGGGTCCCTCGCGCTGATCGTGGCGGGGTGCGGCGGATCCGCCGGCCCGGCGGGTAGCGAATCCCCGATGCCGACCTCGAGCGCGCCCAGGGCGGCCGCCGGGCCCGCCGGCCCGCATCTGGGGCAGTGCGGTTCGGTGACCGACGCCGAGGTGGCCGCAGCGACGGGGATGCCGCAGCCGATGCGCGCGGTGCGCGACACGGTCGGCTGCCAATGGGACGTCGGGACCCTCGGCGTCGGTTCGCATGTGAGCTTCACCTGGTATCGGGGCAGCCCCATCGGACGCGAACGCGCCATCGACAACGCCGTCGGCCGGGACGTGTCCGATGTGACCATCGGCGGCCGCCCCGGCTTCTCCTCCCGGATCGGGCCGTCGCTGTGCGAGGTGGGGGTCGATTACGGTGCGGACTTCTTCCTGTGGTCCGTCGACTACGGTGCCGACACGGCAGGCCCACCGGAGGGCGGCGTGTGCGATGCGGCGACGTCGCTCGCAGCGATGACCGCGGAGCGTGCGCAGTGATCGGCAGGCACACTCCGGCGATGCGGGCGGATCCGCCGCGCGCGCGCCGACCGCGCAGGCCGGCGCGGGTGGCGGGGCTGCTGGCGTGTTGCGTACTGGCGGCCGGGTGCGCGCAGACCGTCCGGGGAGAGGCGAGTGTGGCGGAGCCGTCCGGCGGATCCGCGGAGCAGCAGTACGTCAACCTGCTCAGGGAATGCACCGTGGTCCCGGAGGACGTCATCGCGGATACGGCTGGCGTGCAGGCGGTGGTGGACACCTTCTCCGGCGCGGTGTGCAGATGGCGGTCGTTCGACGGGGCCACGGACGTCCAGTTGAACTGGTTCGAGAGCGGCACGATGGACCGGGAGAAGTCCGTGGCCGAGAGGCTCGGCTACACCGTGGAGACGGTGCGGATCTCGGGGGCCCCGGCGTACGTGATGCGTGCGCCGGACGACGCCTCGTCCTGCGGTGCGGTGGCGCGCGCGGGAGATTCCGGCGTGGTCGGCTGGTGGGTTCACGGGGCGCCGGTGGATCCCTGCGCGGCAGCGCGCACGCTGGTGGAATTGAGCATCAACCGCGCCCTGTGAGGGTCTCGGCCCGGGGGCTCCGCCCGGCGGCGATCGGGCGGCGCCCGACCCTTCGACGCTACAGGCGGGCGGGCGGCGGAGTTGAGCGACCCGGGTCGTGTCGCGCGCGGCGCGCCGACTTAAATGGGGATGTGACTTTCGATGCACGGCAGACCCCGCTCCTGGACCCCGTCAACGCCGCGCTGGGCGTGCGGCTGCGGGAACAGGGCCAGGGCGGGCTGGTGTACGAGCAGGAGCTGGGCCCCCGCTTCCACGATCACCGGGGGCTGTCCACGCTGGGCTCGGTGGGGGTGCTGCTGGACACGGCCGTGGCGGGCACCGTCTACGCGGCGCTGCCGTCGGGCAAGCGGTCCGTCGCCGCGTCGCTCACCGTCTCCTCGGCCGGCTCCGTGCCCGATGCGGGGACGGTCGCCGTGTACGGGCGCATCGAGAACCTGGACACCGACGCGGGGATCGGCGTGGCGTCCGGTTCGCTGCGCGACGAGGACGGGACGGTGTGCGCGATCGTCAGCGCCCGTGGCGTGGTGGTGGACCGCAACTTCGACCACGGCGCGGGGGCCCGCGCGCCCGAGCTGCCGCCGGTCACCGAGCCCGCTTCGGGGGAGGACCTGCGTGACCGGCTGGGGCTCGACGTGGTGCAGGGCATCGCCCTGGGCGAAATCCCCCGCGGGGCGATGGCCGAGCTCATGGGGCTCGAGGTGCGCATCGTCGAGACCGGGACCATCACGGCCGTCCTCGCCCCGCAGGAGTGGATGGCCAACAGCATGGGCACTCTCCAGGGCGGCATTCTGCTGGCCGCCGCCGACCTGATCTGCGGGCTCGCCGCAGAGACGGCCACCGACCCCGGCGAGGGGTATCGGGTCCTGGACCTGCGCACCGACTTCGTGCGTTCGCCCGCGGTCACCGGCCCTGATATCAGGCTCGAGGCCAACGTGGTGCGCGCGGGACGCAGGATCGAGCTGGTGGAGGCCAGGATCGCCACCGACGACGGCCGGCTCCTCACCCGCGCCTCGGCGTCGGTCCTGCGCCTGTGACGCACGCGCATCCGTGACGCACGCGCATCCGTGACGCACGTGCGTACGTGATCCGCGCCCGTGCGCGCCCCCGAGCCCGCGGGCGGAGCACGTCAGACTGCCGCACGTCAGGCCGTGGGCGCCAGCTCCGAGACGGGCGCGTCCGGGTCGATCGCCACGCCCGCTTCGCGCATCGTGCCGTCGAGCACCTGCCAGATCGCGACGCGCAGGAACTCTCCGAGGCGGTCGATCGTCAGCGTGGACGCGGGGTTGCCCAGCCACCGATTGACGGCGGAGTCGACGAGCCCGGTGACGCCGAAGGCCAGTGTCTCGGCGATGTCGGTGGGCTTTCCCAGCCCCTCGAGCACCCCAGCGATCAGGTCTGACAGCCGCACGGCGATGGCGGTCTTCGTGCCGGTCACCACCCGGGATCCCACGGTGCGGTGCGACGCCGAACCGACGCCGAGGAACTGGTGCAGCCGGGGCGATTCGACGATCCAGCGCAGGTAGGCGGAGACGGCGTCGTCGATGGCCTCCCGGACG
This window contains:
- a CDS encoding MarR family winged helix-turn-helix transcriptional regulator; protein product: MTATSEDGLAEVFDQLIGAIHKGSDSDVLDEFVRMDLTLTQVRVVIMLAVHGNELPINEVADCLKVSVATAGRTVDRLVTLGLAERREDPDDRRSKLVSLTSEGQRLADLQREGMRDHIRAFSRELPDEVAVHLRDAIAAALDAIPEHLRAGATCSLNNVRTSS
- a CDS encoding DHA2 family efflux MFS transporter permease subunit — translated: MTSSNSPGAAAPPGGVEQPAKDPTALDAKLLKVAGVVVLGAIMAALDMTVVNVAIPTFQEAFDASYADVAWSVTAYTLALATVIPLTGWAADRFGTKRLYMTALVLFVIGSVACSLAWSLEALIGFRVLQGLGGGMLMPLSMTILTRAAGPQRIGRVMALLGVPMLLGPIGGPILGGWLIDAVSWHWIFLINVPVGALAILAAVMVLPKDETHPGEKFDFLGMLLLSPGLALFLFGVSSIPEEGTIAATRVLGPGIAGLVLMVVFVLYALRKKNALIDLSLFKDRNLTISVVTLILFVVAFMGTMMLLPSYFMQIRGESTLMAGLLVAPQGIGAMISMPIGGKLVDKFGPKFVVLPGIALIVLGLGGFTQAGVDTSFWYTGGSLFVMGLGMGWTMMPLMTSALATLTDHRIARGSTLMNIVQQTGASIGAAVMSVVLTNQMIDHGVDSAKMQSQQAAGGPVPPGAAEQMQQLLNGAADAFSNTFVVSVVIVALTLIPAAFLPRKKIAPTDVSGEEIPETPDENDRELVTK
- a CDS encoding DUF3558 domain-containing protein; this translates as MRADPPRARRPRRPARVAGLLACCVLAAGCAQTVRGEASVAEPSGGSAEQQYVNLLRECTVVPEDVIADTAGVQAVVDTFSGAVCRWRSFDGATDVQLNWFESGTMDREKSVAERLGYTVETVRISGAPAYVMRAPDDASSCGAVARAGDSGVVGWWVHGAPVDPCAAARTLVELSINRAL
- a CDS encoding PaaI family thioesterase, translated to MTFDARQTPLLDPVNAALGVRLREQGQGGLVYEQELGPRFHDHRGLSTLGSVGVLLDTAVAGTVYAALPSGKRSVAASLTVSSAGSVPDAGTVAVYGRIENLDTDAGIGVASGSLRDEDGTVCAIVSARGVVVDRNFDHGAGARAPELPPVTEPASGEDLRDRLGLDVVQGIALGEIPRGAMAELMGLEVRIVETGTITAVLAPQEWMANSMGTLQGGILLAAADLICGLAAETATDPGEGYRVLDLRTDFVRSPAVTGPDIRLEANVVRAGRRIELVEARIATDDGRLLTRASASVLRL
- a CDS encoding DNA-directed RNA polymerase subunit beta' produces the protein MLDVNFFDELRIGLATAEDIRNWSFGEVKKPETINYRTLKPEKDGLFCEKIFGPTRDWECYCGKYKRVRFKGIICERCGVEVTRAKVRRERMGHIELAAPVTHIWYFKGVPSRLGYLLDLAPKDLEKIIYFAAYVITAVDEELRHNELSTLEAEMTVDRKAVEDQRDADLEERAQKLESDLAELEAEGAKADARRKVKDAGEREMRHIRERAQRELDRLDEIWTTFTKLAPKDLIVDEGLYREIEDRFGEYFEGTMGAEAIEKLIEAFDIAAEAENLRETIRSGKGQKKLRALKRLKVVAAFQSSGNDPAGMVLNAVPVIPPELRPMVQLDGGRFATSDLNDLYRRVINRNNRLKRLIDLGAPEIIVNNEKRMLQESVDALFDNGRRGRPVTGPGNRPLKSLSDLLKGKQGRFRQNLLGKRVDYSGRSVIVVGPQLKLHQCGLPKLMALELFKPFVMKRLVDLNHAQNIKSAKRMVERQRPQVWDVLEEVINEHPVMLNRAPTLHRLGIQAFEPQLVEGKAIQLHPLVCEAFNADFDGDQMAVHVPLSSEAQAEARILMLSSNNILSPASGRPLAMPRLDMVTGLYHLTREVEDADGSYTPSATDQAATGVYSTPAEAIMAVDLGELTMQARIRVRLDRQRPPAEIEAERFPDGWKPGDSWLAETTLGRILFNELLPVDYPFIDEVMPKKRQAAIINDLAERYPMITVAQTVDKLKDTGFYWATRSGVTVAMSDVLVPPQKTEILEAYEKRADQTEKLYQRGAVGESERNSELVKIWSEATEEVAKAMEANYPDDNPIPMIVKSGAAGNMTQVRSLSGMKGLVTNPKGEFIPRPIKSSFREGLTVLEYFINTHGARKGLADTALRTADSGYLTRRLVDVSQDVIVREVDCATPRGITIAIAETELDAAGEPTGNLVRDAHVETAAFARTLASDALDADGNVVVAKDSDLGDPAIEKLLAAGVTKVKVRSVLTCATGTGVCAKCYGRSMATGQLVDIGEAVGIVAAQSIGEPGTQLTMRTFHQGGAGGDDITGGLPRVQELFEARVPKGKAPISEQSGRVRIEDDDRFYTITVTPDDGGEEVVYDKLSKRQRLAKHRPEGEQYERVLQDGDHVEVGQQLLEGAADPHEVLRIMGPRDVQVHLVNEVQEVYRAQGVSIHDKHIEVIVRQMLRRVTIIDSGATEFLPGSLVERADFDATNKRAVQEGQEPSAGRPVLMGITKASLATDSWLSAASFQETTRVLTDAAINRRSDSLVGLKENVIIGKLIPAGTGINRYRNIQVQPTEEARAAAYAVPAYDDAFYGPDGGFGSATGAAVPLDDFPFSGDYR
- a CDS encoding DUF3558 domain-containing protein, with the translated sequence MAGCGGSAGPAGSESPMPTSSAPRAAAGPAGPHLGQCGSVTDAEVAAATGMPQPMRAVRDTVGCQWDVGTLGVGSHVSFTWYRGSPIGRERAIDNAVGRDVSDVTIGGRPGFSSRIGPSLCEVGVDYGADFFLWSVDYGADTAGPPEGGVCDAATSLAAMTAERAQ
- a CDS encoding SixA phosphatase family protein is translated as MPRTLILMRHGQATSPAGTADHERPLTPTGAAQAEAAGRWFAADGRRIDTVLCSSALRTRETFRGVSRGARWRDADSACTSSPALYNADATAVLGEIALASASTTTLLVIGHFPGLPEAALVLDPAGAHSGRVRRGMPVGAYVTMSTDSPWAALPDALWGPAADPFATITGIHMP
- a CDS encoding TetR/AcrR family transcriptional regulator, with amino-acid sequence MTEEPPTGAERPDGRATRWAGHKAERRELILTAAVEVIGESAEDVGVQAIARRAGIPRSVVYRHFSGRGDLDEQIRERIIGMLLETISPTLTPRGTVREAIDDAVSAYLRWIVESPRLHQFLGVGSASHRTVGSRVVTGTKTAIAVRLSDLIAGVLEGLGKPTDIAETLAFGVTGLVDSAVNRWLGNPASTLTIDRLGEFLRVAIWQVLDGTMREAGVAIDPDAPVSELAPTA